The Halomonas sp. HAL1 genome segment CCCGAGGTCGTGAAAAAACCGCACCCGTGCGTCGTTGTCGGTGTAGAACGAAATGCGCCCCAGGTTGGTGGGGTCAAGGTGGGTTACGAACATGGCTGTCTTGCCCGATAGCTCTGGGTGGTTGTCGGCGGTGTCGGCAATCTGTGCCTCGATTTGCTCCATGAGCGCCTGGCCTTCCTCCGCCATGCCTAGCCCTGCGCTGTTCAGTTGAATCATATCCCGCCAGTCGGTTGCCCAGGGGCCTTGGGGGTAGGCCACCACCGGGGCAATCTGGCTCAAGGTCGTGTAGTCCGCCTGGCTCAACCCTGAGTAGGCCGCCAGAATCACATCGGGCTGGCTGGCAGCCACGGCTTCAAAATCAATCCCATCGCCTTCATCGAACAGGGGCGGGGGCGCGCTACCCAGCTCTTCAAGCCGGGCTTCCACCCAGGGCAGCAGCCCGTTGCCGTTGTCGTCGCCAAAGTTGGCAGCGGCAAAGCCGACCGGTATCACGCCAAGCGCCAGCGGCACTTCGTGATTGGCCCAGGCCACGGTCGCTACCCGTTCGGGCTTCTCAGAAAGCACGGTTGTGCCCAGAGCATGTTCGATTTCAAGGGGATATTGCTGCGCGCCAACGGGAGCAGCGCCAAGGCTGCACGCAGTGAGAAGGACCACACAGGCGGCCAGACGTTGATGGAGCGATGCCATCGCTTCCTCCGAAAGCTTGAGTCTTTGAAATAGCTCTTTGCTAAAGCCCTTTGCTAAAGCCCTTTGAAACCGATCTTTGCAATAGCGTGATATCCGAGAGGTAAGTTCGCGGTGTCAGTGGGCTTGGCAAGTGGCTCCAATAACGTATGGCGTGTTGCCAGTGTGGTCGCTATTTTTAAAACAAATGATTATGATTGACATTAGCACTATTGACTCGGTGATGCTAGCTTCGGATACTCTCCCGGCTTTTCAAAAGAAAACTATAAGGCGAGCAGGGCCGGTTTAATTATTTCAAGGGATCTTCAACATGACTGATAGCAAAGGCACCGTCCGGCTTAACTCAAGCCGCTTGCGGTGGCAGCAGACCACGACAGCCATTCTGTGCGGCACGACGCTGGTCACACTTCCCATGATTGGGAACGCACAGGAAACCGGCGATGGCAGTGACGATAGTGAGGGATATCGCCTCGCTCCCATTATCGTCAACGCCCAGGCCTACGCTGATGATGATGCCAATTCAATCGTTGCCCAAGAGCTGTGGGTAGGCGGTAAGGTGGCCACCAGTATTCTCGATACGCCGGCCTCTGTGTCAGTCATCACTGAGAAGGAGATCGAGCAGCGCAACGCCTCAACCACAGAGGAAGTGCTGCAATATACGCCAGGCGTTCTCACCGATTATTACGGCACCGATGACCGTAATGACTATTTCCAAATCCGGGGGTTTCAGGCCACCACCTACCGTGACGGGCTGACGCTAGGCTCAATGCGGGGTGTACGTGAGGAGCCTTACGCCTATGAGCGCGTCGAGGTGTTGCGTGGGGCCAACTCCACTCTATTCGGTCCCGCGGATCCAGGCGGTTCGGTCAACTTTGTAAGCAAGCGGCCACGGTTTGAGCGTTTTGGAGAGGGCTATCTCTCCTACGGTTCATTTGACGCAAAAGAGGCCGGTGTTGACGTAGGTGACACGCTGAACGCTGACGAGACCGTGGCCTACCGGTTTACCGGCACCATCCGAGACAGCGACCGCGAATACGATCACTCCAAAGACAATAATGGTTTCTTGATGGGCGGCCTGACCTGGGAGCCAACGGATGCCACATCAGCGAGCGTTATCTTCGATTACCTGAAGCGCGACGACACCCCTAATAGCGGTGGTTATCCGCTTGACCGGGAGTACGATCGCAGCGAGTTCTTTGGTGAGCCAGGCTTTAATTATCACGATGTCGAGCGTACCAGCCTTACCGGACAGCTCACCCATGATTTCAATAACGGCCTGACGTTGCGGGGTAACCTGCGTTACAGCGACCTGACCGACGACTTCGGCTACGTCTACATCACTGACTCGGCAGCGCGAGTTGGAAGCGTGGTGGATCGCGACTACTTTGGTACCGACAACGAAGCACAGGAGCTAATCGGCAACGCTATCCTGCAATACGACGCCCGCTTTGATCAGGTCGATAGCAGCACGCTCGTGGGTGTCGAGTATCGCGATGCCTCAACCGAAGACAGTTCGTTTTACGGGGATGCGACCTCCATTGATATCGCCAATCCTGTCTTTAGCGGTGCTCCGAGTAGCCTGAACGTCTATAGCAGCAACAAGCAGGACTTCACCACTGAGTCGGTCTTCCTGACCCAGAACTTGTCCTTTTATGATCGATTCATCGTGACCGCGGGTGCGCGCAACGATGGTTTGGATATCTCCAGTACCAACATGGCTGGCGTCACCGAGTCCGCCGACTATTCGGAAAACTCCGTTCGTGGCGCGCTGACCTATCGCGTCACCGACGAAGTTTCCGCTTATGTCAGCATGGTGGAGTCTGTCGCACCGCCCTCAGTTGGTGTCGAGCCCGAGCGGGGCGAGCAGTATGAGATTGGCGCGAAATACGCTCCATTCGGTACCAATGCGCTGTTTTCGGCGTCCATTTATGACCTGACCAGAGATGATGTCACTATCTCGGTGGTACAGGACAATGGCGTTATCGAGCGGGAAACCGTGGGTGAGTCCCGCGTGCGGGGTATTGATATTGAGGCCAAGGCTGAATTGACCGATAGCCTTAGCCTAGCGGGTGGTTACTCCTATATGGAGTCGGAAGTGGTGCGCGACAGCAATGCAGCCAGAGAAGGGAACGAGTTTACTGCGGCACCCAAACATACGGCGTCGTTGTGGGGCTACTATACCTTGCCACGCCAGGACATGAGTGTTGGCCTTGGCGCCCGTTATGTCGGCTCCTACTACTTTGACGCCGCCAATACGTCCAAGAGCAGTGCGGCCACGCTCTTCGATGCAGCCTTCAGCTACCAGCTCACCCAAGATGCCGACCTGGCCGTCAATGTCAGCAACTTGCTCGATGAGCAGCACGTGGTCGGTTCCAGCACGGCTGATTACTATAATCCGGGGCGCGAAATCAGCGCTAAAGTGAGCTATCGCTGGTGATGTACTTCCCCCGCTTTTAAAGGCGGGGGGAGGCGCTTTACGCTTCTTGAACACCGTCAACGATAAAGACGCGGTAGTCGGCGCCCTGGAAGCGGTGCTTGCGAGCTTCCTGGTAGGCGGGGCTTTCATACCAGGCGCGGGCGGCAGCCATATCGGGGAAGCGCAGAATCACGGCCCCTTCCATGGCGCTGCCTTCCAGCACTTCAAAATCACCGTAGAAGGCGAGCGGCTGCGGGTCGTGGCCTTCACGAGCGGCTTTCGCCTTCTCGCCGTAGCGCTCCATCTCCTGAGCATCGTGGGTGTGTTCGCGGGTCAGTACGACATAAGCGGGCATTCAGTTCTCCTGATGTCATCGTTAATCAATCCGCTAGAGCATATCACCGCCTAACAGCGGAGCCACATTAGAAAGATCGTTATTCAGCTTTACTGGAAATATCGGCTGTCAGGGGCGGCACTGGTTCAGGCGCTGACGCTATCAACGCCACGGGCTCCAGTTGGTCGTTTTCCAGCGTTGCCAGGATTATCTCGTAACAGTCGTCGATATGGCTGTTGCCCAAATACTTCATGGTGGCGAAGCTGATCCCGCCCGCAATGGCGCTGCCCAGGAATGGTACATACTTAGACGCACTTTTTGCCGATATCCTGCCAGTCATCCTTTTGAACGTCATCATGAGTAGTTTACGGGTGATGTATTTGCCCGCCATCTTGCTGCCGGTCGTTGAAATGGAGTTCATGACAAATAGCCGGGTCTCTGTATCCAGGCTCTCGATCTGTTCAGGCGATAAGCCAAATTTTTCGTTAATCTTGGGAATTAACCGCAGCAATATGGCGACATCCGAGCCGATGTTCACGCCTGGGATGGGAATGATGGCGGTGCCCGCGGAAAGGCCCGAGCTCTTCGTAACCATCGAGCGGCACGATTGCTTGATGGCCTCGAGCTCTTCAAGTGACTCGATCATATAAGGTCCTTTTTAGATCAAACGGAAAAGGCGGCAGCCCAAGCGGCTGCCGCCTTGCTCACGCTGTTGATTTAAGCGTCTTATTCGTCACCTTCATAGGTAACACGCCAAACGGCGTTCGTCAGGTCATCGGCGATGATAAGGGCGCCTTCGGGGTCGATGGTGACGCCGACCGGGCGACCGCGGGTTTGACCATCTTCAGTCAGAAAACCGGAGACGAAATCAATGGGGTCGCCAGAAGGGCTGCCATCGCTGAAGGGCACAAAGACGACCTTATAGCCAACGGGGTCGGCGCGATTCCAACTGCCGTGCTCGCCGATAAACACACCTTCAGCGAACTCATCGCCCATTTCGGGTATGGAGAAGGCGAGGCCAAGCGGCGCTACGTGCGAACCCAGGCTGTAGTCGGGCACCACGGCTGACTCCACTTTTTCAGGCGCTTGTGGACGGACGCGCGGGTCGACATGCTGCCCCCAATAGCTATAGGGCCAGCCATAGAAGCTGCCTTCCTGCACGGTGGTGAGGTAGTCAGGAACGAGGTTGGGGCCAAGCTCATCACGCTCGTTGACCACGGCCCATAGCTGATCAGTCTCTGGTTGAATGGTCAGCGCGGTGGGGTTGCGTAGGCCCGTGGCATAAGGCCGATGCATGCCCGTTTCGGTATCAATTTCCCACACCTCGGCGCGGTTAACCTCCGCTGCCATGCCGCGTTCGGTGATATTGCTGTTGGAGCCAATACCCACGTACAAGAATTCACCGTCGGCGCTAGCGGTCATCGCTTTCGTCCAGTGGTGATTGATCTCAGCGGGTAGCTTGGTAAGCTCCTCCGGCGGGCCGCTGGCCTCGGTTTGGCCTTCCTCGTAGTCAAAGCGAACGACCGCATCCTGGTTGGCCACATAGAGATTGTTATCAACTAACGCCAGCCCGTAGGGCGCGTTGAGGTCTTCGGCAAACACCGACTGCTCGTAGTTGCCATCGCCATTTTCATCGCGCAGCAGGGTTAAGCGATTGCCGCTCTCAACAGTGGTGGTGCCCTGGCTTTTGATATATCCGGCAATGAAATCTTTCGGCTTCAACTGAGGCGCGTTGCCGCCGCTCCCTTCGGCCACCAGAATATCGCCGTTGGGTAGCACCAACGTTTGGCGCGGTATCTGAAGATCCGTCGCAATGGCGGTAATGGTGTAGCCGTCGGGAACGGTGGGTGACTGGCCCCCCCATTCAGCGGGCTCGGGAATTGTCATGTCGGGCAAAAGCCCGCGTTGCGGTTCAGCTAGGTCAGGGTTTGGGCCGTACTGTTGTGCGTCTTGGGCGCTGGCGCTACCTGCCACCAAAAGCACCGAGAGAGGTGCAGCGTAGAGGCTGGGAAGCTTCATGATTTATCTCCGGTGCCTAGGCGAGAAAAACCGACCCACGTGGCTGTGCCGGCCAATAAAACAACA includes the following:
- a CDS encoding iron-siderophore ABC transporter substrate-binding protein produces the protein MASLHQRLAACVVLLTACSLGAAPVGAQQYPLEIEHALGTTVLSEKPERVATVAWANHEVPLALGVIPVGFAAANFGDDNGNGLLPWVEARLEELGSAPPPLFDEGDGIDFEAVAASQPDVILAAYSGLSQADYTTLSQIAPVVAYPQGPWATDWRDMIQLNSAGLGMAEEGQALMEQIEAQIADTADNHPELSGKTAMFVTHLDPTNLGRISFYTDNDARVRFFHDLGLVSPEVVKQNSTPGKFAGEISSELIDEFNDVDILVTYGGQPLIDQLNAHPLTSRLPVVENGAIVMLGNTPLGTAANPTPMSISWLLDDYADLLSEAARKSQQ
- a CDS encoding TonB-dependent siderophore receptor; the encoded protein is MTDSKGTVRLNSSRLRWQQTTTAILCGTTLVTLPMIGNAQETGDGSDDSEGYRLAPIIVNAQAYADDDANSIVAQELWVGGKVATSILDTPASVSVITEKEIEQRNASTTEEVLQYTPGVLTDYYGTDDRNDYFQIRGFQATTYRDGLTLGSMRGVREEPYAYERVEVLRGANSTLFGPADPGGSVNFVSKRPRFERFGEGYLSYGSFDAKEAGVDVGDTLNADETVAYRFTGTIRDSDREYDHSKDNNGFLMGGLTWEPTDATSASVIFDYLKRDDTPNSGGYPLDREYDRSEFFGEPGFNYHDVERTSLTGQLTHDFNNGLTLRGNLRYSDLTDDFGYVYITDSAARVGSVVDRDYFGTDNEAQELIGNAILQYDARFDQVDSSTLVGVEYRDASTEDSSFYGDATSIDIANPVFSGAPSSLNVYSSNKQDFTTESVFLTQNLSFYDRFIVTAGARNDGLDISSTNMAGVTESADYSENSVRGALTYRVTDEVSAYVSMVESVAPPSVGVEPERGEQYEIGAKYAPFGTNALFSASIYDLTRDDVTISVVQDNGVIERETVGESRVRGIDIEAKAELTDSLSLAGGYSYMESEVVRDSNAAREGNEFTAAPKHTASLWGYYTLPRQDMSVGLGARYVGSYYFDAANTSKSSAATLFDAAFSYQLTQDADLAVNVSNLLDEQHVVGSSTADYYNPGREISAKVSYRW
- a CDS encoding DUF1330 domain-containing protein, producing MPAYVVLTREHTHDAQEMERYGEKAKAAREGHDPQPLAFYGDFEVLEGSAMEGAVILRFPDMAAARAWYESPAYQEARKHRFQGADYRVFIVDGVQEA
- a CDS encoding sorbosone dehydrogenase family protein translates to MKLPSLYAAPLSVLLVAGSASAQDAQQYGPNPDLAEPQRGLLPDMTIPEPAEWGGQSPTVPDGYTITAIATDLQIPRQTLVLPNGDILVAEGSGGNAPQLKPKDFIAGYIKSQGTTTVESGNRLTLLRDENGDGNYEQSVFAEDLNAPYGLALVDNNLYVANQDAVVRFDYEEGQTEASGPPEELTKLPAEINHHWTKAMTASADGEFLYVGIGSNSNITERGMAAEVNRAEVWEIDTETGMHRPYATGLRNPTALTIQPETDQLWAVVNERDELGPNLVPDYLTTVQEGSFYGWPYSYWGQHVDPRVRPQAPEKVESAVVPDYSLGSHVAPLGLAFSIPEMGDEFAEGVFIGEHGSWNRADPVGYKVVFVPFSDGSPSGDPIDFVSGFLTEDGQTRGRPVGVTIDPEGALIIADDLTNAVWRVTYEGDE